From Deltaproteobacteria bacterium, one genomic window encodes:
- the rplS gene encoding 50S ribosomal protein L19, whose product MNIIESLETRALKKDLPVLRSGTTVRVHVRIVEGKKERIQVFEGLVIGIQGTGLRKAFTVRKISNGVGVERTFPFHSPIVDRIEVVQYGKVRRAKLNYLRDLSGKAARISAVSREQRAKLEKGNNASG is encoded by the coding sequence GTGAACATTATCGAATCCTTGGAAACAAGAGCGTTAAAGAAAGATCTTCCGGTCCTTCGTTCCGGCACGACGGTACGGGTCCATGTCCGGATCGTCGAGGGGAAAAAGGAACGGATCCAGGTTTTTGAAGGTCTGGTGATCGGTATACAGGGAACCGGTCTTCGTAAGGCCTTTACCGTCCGGAAGATCTCCAACGGTGTGGGAGTGGAACGGACCTTTCCTTTTCATTCCCCGATCGTTGATCGGATCGAAGTTGTACAGTACGGTAAGGTCCGGCGGGCGAAGCTGAATTATCTCCGCGATCTTTCCGGAAAGGCGGCCCGAATTTCGGCGGTTTCCCGGGAACAGCGGGCCAAACTGG